The region CACGGAAGTTAAGCTCTTTAGCGCCGATGGTAGTTGGGGGTTTCCCCCTGTTAGAGTAGGACGTCGCTAGGCAATGAGGAAGATGGATGAAAATCCATCTTCTTTTTTTGTGCTTTTAAAAAGAAGAAAATCAAATAAGGTGGTTTGGCGCATGCCAAACTTCTGATTATGGGTGACTGGGGTGTGAAAGGTGGAGGGTATAGAGCTTGGATCGGGCAGAGATTGGTTGTCGAGATTTAGCGAACGGCCTTTATTTTTGGTTTTAGACTTAATTGAGGTTCGTTTCGACTTAATTCGCTCACATTTTGACTTAATTTTGTGCATTCAGGCTTAATTATGGAAGGGAGATACCCCACTCCGTATGCTTCGAAGATGCGTTTCAACCCCGAAACCCCCTCAACAACCCTCACACAAGAAAAAAGATAGCCACTGCCATCTTCCATCACACGATATTCTTCAGCAAAAGTCTTCAAAACAGTGGTTCAAGCAAACATTCTAGAAGAGACTACCACTCAATTTTCTAACTGGAGCATAACACCAAAAAGGTAGGGAATCTTTTGAGCCGTAATGTTTAGGAACTGTTGGATATAGGGTAATTCTTCTGAAGTATACGTATGAAAAAGTTCGCTCCACCATTCGGTATCGTATCTGCTCAACATACTTAAATTGTAAAGAATCACATAGTGAACCATAAATTCGTTCAATTGTGGAGACTGCAGTAGATCACGGTTAACGGGCAAGTAGTAAGTGTTCTCTAAATGATGATAAGATAGCGGAAAGCAATCAAACGGCTTTAACCGTTCATTCGCCCCAAAAACAAGCTGAATCTCATTTTCACTGCCACTCAAATCGATAGAAAACTTCGACGGAAACAAGCTATTCAAATATTCACGAAATCTTTCTAATGACATATGGAGATGATCATTTGCATTCTTAGGGAGGAAGAAAGTTGACTCATTTTCCTTGTCCATCTTAATAAGATGAACATCACCCTTCATTTGTTTAAATAAAGGACTTAATTCTGGAAGTGTTTGAAGAAGAGAGATCATCGTAAACTTTTCCCCTTCAATATGTTTCATGTGAAACACTTTTTCACAAAAATGATTAAACAGACCTGTTCGTTGTACTTTTACCTCATCATATAGAAATTCGTAACTTCTCTTCTTTCTTTTTCTTGTAGAAAGTCCATGTGCAAGAACTGCGCTTGAATCGGGATAATCAGGATCTTTGCACAATATGCATGCCTTCATGAGCTGAGTCATGCCATAAAACAGGAGAACAGGCTTTAACTCCACAGGTGCTTGTTCGGCGAGTCTATAATATTTCTTGCCATGCTCGATATAGTAAATAAACCCATATGTATTATCAAAGCTTTTGCCGTTTCTGTCATCACAGTTTAACTGATCGTATTGTTTACTTAAGAATTGCTGCGATTTTTGAGAGGAAAAGAACATATCGAATAAAGCCCAAGGGTCATGCTGCATCATCATTTCTCGATCAATCCTCTCTTCGTAAATTATTTGAAAAATCGAACATATTTTGTATTCCTTGACACTAGTGTACCCAGTTGATAATCTACAAATAATATTTTTCAGGAAGATAAATTTGAAGGGGTGGTTAAGGTATGTGGCAAGATAAGTTTGCAAAAGAAGGTTTAACCTTTGATGATGTGTTATTAATTCCAGCGAAATCGTCAGTTCTACCTGGTGATGTTTCGATTAAAACGAGGTTATCTGATACGGTTCAATTGAACATTCCAATTATTAGTGCTGGAATGGACACAGTAACAGAAGCAAACATGGCGATCGCTATGGCTAGACAAGGCGGCTTAGGAATTGTTCACAAGAACATGTCAATTGAAGAACAAGCAGAACAGATCGACCGTGTTAAACGTTCTGAAAGTGGCGTTATCACAGACCCGTTCTACCTAACACCTGAACATCAAGTATTTGACGCTGAGCATTTGATGGGCAAGTATCGTATCAGTGGTGTACCGATCGTTGATGCAGATAAAAAATTAGTGGGAATCTTAACGAACCGTGATTTACGTTTTGTTCAAGATTATTCTATTAAGATTTCAGATGTGATGACAAAAGAAAACTTAGTGACTGCACCTGTTGGCACTACGTTAAAAGAAGCTGAAAAAACACTTCAGCAATATAAGATCGAAAAGCTTCCACTCGTGGATGATGAAGGTACGCTACAAGGCTTGATTACTATTAAAGATATTGAAAAAGTAATTGAATTCCCGAACTCTGCTAAAGACTCACAAGGCCGTTTATTAGTAGGTGCTGCAGTGGGTGTTACGAAGGATGCACTTCTTCGTGTAGAGAAGTTAGTACAAGCGGGTGTGGATGCGATTGTTATCGATACTGCTCATGGACATTCTGAAGGCGTATTGCAAAAAGTTCGTGAGGTTAGAGAAGCATATCCTAAACTAACGATCATTGCAGGTAACGTTGCAACTGCAGAAGCGACTCGTGATCTGATCGAAGCAGGAGCAAGCGTTGTAAAAGTAGGAATCGGACCTGGTTCGATCTGTACAACACGTGTTGTTGCTGGTGTAGGTGTACCACAAGTAACGGCTGTTTATGATTGTGCAACAGAAGCGAAGAAGTATGGAGTACCGATCATCGCAGATGGTGGTATCAA is a window of Fictibacillus halophilus DNA encoding:
- the guaB gene encoding IMP dehydrogenase, which gives rise to MWQDKFAKEGLTFDDVLLIPAKSSVLPGDVSIKTRLSDTVQLNIPIISAGMDTVTEANMAIAMARQGGLGIVHKNMSIEEQAEQIDRVKRSESGVITDPFYLTPEHQVFDAEHLMGKYRISGVPIVDADKKLVGILTNRDLRFVQDYSIKISDVMTKENLVTAPVGTTLKEAEKTLQQYKIEKLPLVDDEGTLQGLITIKDIEKVIEFPNSAKDSQGRLLVGAAVGVTKDALLRVEKLVQAGVDAIVIDTAHGHSEGVLQKVREVREAYPKLTIIAGNVATAEATRDLIEAGASVVKVGIGPGSICTTRVVAGVGVPQVTAVYDCATEAKKYGVPIIADGGIKYSGDIVKAIAAGGHAVMLGSMLAGVSESPGEREIFQGRQFKVYRGMGSVGAMERGSSDRYFQENNKKLVPEGIEGRLPYKGPLADTVYQLIGGIRSGMGYCGTATIDELQNDTRFVKITGAGLRESHPHQVQITKEAPNYSV
- a CDS encoding YaaC family protein, which produces MMMQHDPWALFDMFFSSQKSQQFLSKQYDQLNCDDRNGKSFDNTYGFIYYIEHGKKYYRLAEQAPVELKPVLLFYGMTQLMKACILCKDPDYPDSSAVLAHGLSTRKRKKRSYEFLYDEVKVQRTGLFNHFCEKVFHMKHIEGEKFTMISLLQTLPELSPLFKQMKGDVHLIKMDKENESTFFLPKNANDHLHMSLERFREYLNSLFPSKFSIDLSGSENEIQLVFGANERLKPFDCFPLSYHHLENTYYLPVNRDLLQSPQLNEFMVHYVILYNLSMLSRYDTEWWSELFHTYTSEELPYIQQFLNITAQKIPYLFGVMLQLEN